In a single window of the Osmerus eperlanus chromosome 2, fOsmEpe2.1, whole genome shotgun sequence genome:
- the LOC134039472 gene encoding carbohydrate sulfotransferase 12-like: MGKSRLFRISLILGSVFMILLIIMYWDDVGASHFYLHTPVSPISPPGPRTPRPPQPAPLTPHVPSFLSDIDAFVNQFLEGTSDPTETAPQEPINQSERAEERYVPPREWKIHVGPVAPEQRRRQDARRQRLQELCHDDTVSFPGKNRTFDDIPNKELDHLIVDDRHGIIYCYVPKVACSNWKRIMIVLSESMLLDGVPYREPSAVPRDMVHNSSLHFTFNKFWKRYGKFSRHLMKVKLQKYTKFLFVRDPFVRLISAFRNKFQLPNEEFYKRFSQVILRRYGNHSDLPTSVDEAFAAKLRPSFSQFIQYLLDPQTETEMPFNEHWRQVYRLCHPCQIQYDFVGHLETVEEDAEHLLRILKVDNVVEFPTSHRNLTASSWEADWFSTVPLVARRELYRLYEPDFRLFGYDKPESILND; the protein is encoded by the exons ATGGGGAAGTCTCGGCTGTTCCGGATCTCTCTGATCCTGGGTTCTGTCTTCATGATCCTGCTCATCATCATGTACTGGGACGATGTGGGGGCCTCCCACTTCTACCTGCACACCCccgtctcccccatctccccccccggGCCCAggaccccccggcccccccagcccgcccccctcacaccccacgtcccctccttcctgtccgaCATCGACGCCTTCGTCAACCAGTTCCTGGAGGGGACCTCCGACCCCACCGAGACCGCGCCGCAGGAACCCATCAACCAATCGGAGCGTGCGGAGGAGCGCTACGTGCCTCCGAGGGAGTGGAAGATCCACGTGGGCCCGGTGGCGCCAGAGCAGAGGCGGCGTCAGGACGCTCGCCGGCAGAGGCTCCAGGAGCTCTGCCATGACGACACCGTCAGCTTCCCCGGGAAGAACCGCACGTTCGACGACATCCCCAACAAGGAGCTGGACCACCTCATAGTGGACGACCGGCACGGCATCATCTACTGCTATGTACCCAAG GTGGCATGTAGTAACTGGAAGCGCATCATGATCGTTCTGAGTGAGAGCATGCTCCTGGACGGGGTACCGTACCGCGAGCCCTCGGCCGTGCCCAGGGACATGGTCCACAACAGCAGCCTGCACTTCACCTTCAACAAGTTCTGGAAACGCTACGGCAAGTTCTCCCGCCACCTCATGAAG GTGAAGCTTCAGAAGTACACCAAGTTCCTGTTTGTCAGGGACCCTTTCGTCCGCCTCATCTCCGCTTTCCGGAACAAGTTCCAGCTTCCCAACGAGGAGTTCTACAAACGCTTCTCCCAGGTCATCCTCCGGCGCTACGGCAACCACTCGGACCTGCCCACCTCGGTGGATGAGGCCTTTGCCgcgaagctccgcccctccttctcccagtTCATCCAGTACCTGCTGGACCCCCAGACAGAGACGGAGATGCCGTTTAACGAGCACTGGCGCCAGGTGTACCGGCTGTGCCACCCGTGTCAGATCCAGTACGACTTCGTGGGCCACCTGGAGACGGTGGAGGAGGACGCAGAGCACCTGCTGAGGATCCTGAAGGTGGACAATGTGGTGGAGTTCCCCACCTCTCACAGGAACCTGACAGCCAGCAGCTGGGAGGCCGACTGGTTCAGCACAGTGCCCCTAGTGGCCCGAAgggaact